One genomic segment of Podarcis raffonei isolate rPodRaf1 chromosome 7, rPodRaf1.pri, whole genome shotgun sequence includes these proteins:
- the LOC128417529 gene encoding synaptonemal complex protein 2-like — translation MAKENKLKGMKLESLLSDAFKGKGFQKIKEIIQGNEIYPQKYSKQLLNQLDKVLKKELDKNEFTNVSLLLKCIQQYCRSDPRDGVNLLLQEGLIAKISGKLALRHSFDFASCLFYMVIWFERTREFLSLIEPSESTFLVHLVEDFFDTALIIGKSNAEGKKQLLESFIPYLGHLAADSHVSCFLRQEALRTLNTLLDNTGKEEKKKFAGSEEMCLLMKELAKAILDVGDYDIQIAIVEALFRIMLKKLRDDLVHNWFEDQYLAKAFREIKERDFETDSRLFLNKLNERLGDKRR, via the exons CTAGAGTCATTACTGAGTGATGCCTTCAAGGGAAAAGGAtttcagaaaataaaagaaataatccAAGGGAATGAGATTTATCCTCAGAAGTACAGCAAGCAACTATTAAACCAACTGGACAAAGTTCTAAAAAAG GAACTGGACAAAAATGAGTTCACAAATGTATCCCTTTTGTTGAAGTGCATTCAGCAGTATTGTAGAAGTGATCCTCGAGATGGTGTAAATTTGCTTCTTCAGGAGGGATTGATAGCAAAGATAA GTGGAAAACTAGCTTTGAGACATTCCTTTGACTTTGCATCTTGTTTGTTTTACATGGTCATTTGGTTTGAAAGAACCAGAGAATTTCTGAGCCTGATAGAACCAAGTGAAAGTACATTCTTGGTCCACCTTGTTGAAGACTTCTTCGACACTGCCTTG ATTATCGGCAAAAGCAACGCTGAAG GGAAAAAGCAGTTGCTGGAGTCTTTCATACCATATTTAGGACATCTAGCTGCTGATTCTCATGTGAGCTGTTTCCTTCGACAGGAG GCTTTGAGAACCTTAAACACTCTGCTAGATAacactggaaaagaggagaaaaagaagtTTGCCGGGTCTGAAGAGATGTGTCTGCTTAT GAAAGAACTTGCAAAAGCAATTCTGGATGTTGGTG ACTATGATATCCAGATTGCTATTGTGGAAGCCCTGTTCAGGATAATGTTGAAAAAGCTGAGAGACGATCTTGTTCACAACTGGTTTGAAGATCAATACCTTGCTAAGgcttttagagaaatcaaagaaagAGATTTTGAGACA GATTCCAGGTTATTTCTTAACAAATTGAATGAAAGACTTGGAGATAAAAGAAGGTAA